In one window of Shewanella goraebulensis DNA:
- a CDS encoding DMT family transporter: protein MSNTTLAYIYGLLAVLLWSTVATAFKIALGYFTPLQLVFVAVITSIFALSMIVIAQGHFGLIAKQFIKQPLFYLFTGLLNPFLYYYVLFEAYDLLPAQQALSLNYTWAILLPILAVPLLGHKQTKVDVMAAFIAYSGVYVIASSGNLTSFNFDSPTGIAFVLSSTVIWCLYWVINTKDDGDAIVSLLLSFLIGLPFVTAAMMLHQPIEAISWSALAAGMYVGLFEMGLTFVLWLMALKTTNKTSNITTLVFLTPVLSVALISVILKEQITVSTYIGLCFILTGLILQKALPKLIQKPMPMLVHKLMSKVKQ, encoded by the coding sequence TTGTCGAACACTACTCTTGCTTACATTTATGGCCTTTTGGCCGTATTACTGTGGTCGACTGTCGCGACTGCATTTAAAATTGCACTAGGTTATTTCACCCCACTGCAACTGGTTTTTGTGGCAGTCATTACCTCTATTTTTGCGTTAAGTATGATCGTAATAGCCCAAGGTCATTTTGGTTTAATCGCTAAACAATTTATCAAACAACCGCTATTTTATTTATTCACTGGTCTATTGAATCCATTTTTATATTATTACGTTTTATTTGAAGCCTATGACTTGTTGCCCGCCCAGCAAGCATTGTCACTTAATTACACTTGGGCAATATTACTGCCAATTTTAGCGGTGCCTTTACTAGGCCATAAACAGACTAAAGTCGATGTAATGGCGGCATTTATTGCTTATAGCGGCGTTTACGTTATTGCTAGCAGTGGTAATCTCACCAGTTTTAATTTTGATAGCCCTACAGGCATCGCTTTTGTATTAAGCAGTACGGTGATCTGGTGTTTGTATTGGGTGATTAATACTAAAGATGATGGCGATGCGATTGTCAGTCTATTACTGAGTTTTCTCATTGGCTTACCATTTGTTACAGCTGCAATGATGCTGCATCAACCCATTGAAGCAATAAGCTGGTCAGCACTGGCAGCTGGTATGTATGTTGGGCTTTTTGAAATGGGCTTAACTTTCGTACTATGGTTAATGGCACTAAAAACCACCAATAAAACTTCGAATATCACCACACTGGTATTCTTAACGCCGGTATTATCTGTTGCTTTAATTTCAGTGATATTAAAAGAGCAAATCACCGTAAGTACATACATAGGATTATGTTTCATTCTAACAGGGCTAATACTGCAAAAAGCATTACCAAAATTAATTCAAAAACCTATGCCTATGCTAGTACATAAGCTTATGTCTAAAGTTAAACAATAG
- the proB gene encoding glutamate 5-kinase, with product MERYQMSYQRVVIKLGTSVLTSGSNKLDKAHMVELARQMSLLVRSGFEVVLCTSGAIAAGREHLQHPELPDDVPHKQLLAAVGQSQLILAWSEVFSIYGLHVGQLLLTGADLHDLERYMNAGDTINVLLQNNIIPIINENDAVATNEIKVGDNDNLSARAALLCEADLLMLLTDQKGLFDADPRSNPNAKLITTVATIDDNLRQLAGGAVSGLGTGGMATKLEAADIAKRAGVEVVIASGHHPDVITKIANNESIGTHFSAIKNPLSYRKQWILVGPATEGRFVLDDGACHAVVETGSSLLSKGIVSIEGEFERGAIVLLTDQSGNVIAKGLSRYCSRAMVIIAGKHSNEIEELIGYDYGASIVHRNDMVLLDCEQFKGSKHAS from the coding sequence TTGGAAAGGTACCAAATGTCTTACCAGCGGGTAGTAATAAAATTAGGCACCAGCGTGCTCACATCAGGCAGTAATAAGCTTGATAAAGCACATATGGTTGAGCTAGCAAGACAAATGTCTTTGTTAGTGCGTTCAGGTTTTGAAGTTGTTCTTTGTACTTCTGGTGCAATTGCAGCTGGGCGTGAGCACCTGCAGCACCCCGAGCTCCCCGATGACGTACCTCACAAACAACTCCTTGCTGCAGTAGGTCAAAGTCAGTTAATTCTTGCTTGGAGTGAAGTCTTTAGTATTTATGGTTTGCATGTAGGGCAGCTGTTATTAACTGGTGCTGACTTGCATGATCTTGAGCGTTACATGAATGCTGGCGATACGATTAATGTCTTGTTGCAAAACAACATAATTCCAATCATTAATGAAAATGATGCTGTCGCCACTAATGAGATTAAAGTGGGTGATAATGATAATTTATCAGCCAGAGCTGCATTGCTATGTGAAGCTGACCTGCTAATGTTGCTGACGGATCAAAAAGGCTTATTCGATGCCGACCCGAGATCGAACCCAAATGCCAAATTAATCACTACCGTAGCCACCATCGATGACAACTTACGTCAGTTAGCTGGAGGCGCTGTATCAGGGCTGGGCACTGGTGGCATGGCTACAAAATTAGAAGCTGCTGACATTGCTAAAAGAGCTGGGGTAGAGGTGGTGATAGCTTCAGGTCATCACCCAGATGTCATAACAAAAATTGCCAATAATGAATCAATAGGCACGCATTTTAGCGCGATTAAGAATCCACTAAGTTATCGCAAACAGTGGATTTTAGTAGGACCTGCAACAGAAGGGCGATTTGTACTCGATGACGGTGCATGTCATGCGGTTGTCGAAACAGGCAGTAGTCTGTTGTCAAAAGGCATAGTAAGCATTGAAGGCGAATTCGAACGTGGTGCGATTGTGTTATTGACCGATCAATCTGGCAATGTGATAGCAAAAGGTCTAAGCCGCTATTGTTCACGTGCCATGGTGATAATTGCTGGCAAGCATTCTAATGAAATAGAAGAATTGATTGGTTATGATTATGGCGCTTCTATAGTCCACCGTAACGATATGGTGTTATTAGACTGCGAACAATTTAAGGGAAGCAAACATGCCTCATAA
- a CDS encoding M17 family metallopeptidase, which produces MFQVDLVDVQSDEAIFEGHGWDAVIVVASNLDNVAQDEIKLLANHAKQIDQRIGRSATLLLAPGLAGGRLIVSPVINAENEYSDVTVFAKAAREGIAIAKAAGSVKPLLVVSEHSDTRYQYAKQVSALACGQELWQSLEYREAEQSSPAMINIGLLVTQSCSELLNALESGKVLARDLCGTEPERMAAPAFADYCVDAFEGSGLSVSVVEEQEELERDYPLLCAVGRASFCVPRHQPRVVKIEYASEGEIEKTFLFAGKGVIYDTGGADIKVAGGMAGMSRDKGGAAAVAGLMKTLSILKPKGIRVIAELGLVRNSIGSDAFVPDEIINSHAGVRVRIGNTDAEGRLVLADLLSHLRLKAVTAVNPQLFSVATLTGHVVRCYGGYTAVVENAVSKQMGIGEGIAAIADQWGESVELSRLRHDDFAKVNNISGQGELLSSNNGPSAITARGHQYPAAFLINASGLAEHGTQSQTPLPFAHIDIAGSATEGHPLYGKPTASPLVTLLHKVTI; this is translated from the coding sequence ATGTTTCAAGTGGATCTAGTAGACGTTCAGAGTGATGAAGCAATTTTTGAAGGACATGGCTGGGATGCCGTGATTGTTGTCGCTTCTAATTTAGACAATGTAGCGCAGGATGAAATCAAGCTACTCGCCAATCATGCTAAACAAATTGATCAACGTATTGGACGCAGCGCAACATTATTATTAGCCCCAGGACTTGCTGGCGGTCGTTTAATTGTATCGCCGGTGATCAATGCTGAAAACGAATATAGTGACGTGACCGTATTTGCTAAAGCTGCCCGAGAAGGTATTGCCATAGCTAAAGCCGCTGGTTCAGTTAAACCTTTACTTGTGGTCAGTGAACATAGTGATACTCGTTATCAATATGCCAAGCAAGTTTCGGCTTTAGCTTGCGGCCAAGAGTTATGGCAATCACTTGAGTATCGCGAAGCTGAACAAAGCTCACCAGCAATGATTAATATAGGATTATTGGTGACTCAATCTTGCAGTGAGTTACTCAATGCACTTGAAAGCGGCAAAGTACTTGCTCGTGACTTATGCGGAACTGAACCAGAAAGAATGGCTGCACCAGCATTTGCTGACTATTGCGTTGATGCTTTTGAAGGCAGCGGCTTGAGTGTATCAGTTGTTGAGGAACAAGAGGAGCTTGAGCGTGATTACCCTCTGTTGTGCGCAGTAGGACGAGCGTCATTTTGTGTTCCAAGACATCAACCTCGAGTCGTTAAAATTGAATATGCATCAGAAGGCGAAATTGAAAAAACCTTCTTATTTGCAGGAAAAGGCGTGATTTACGATACCGGTGGTGCAGATATTAAGGTCGCTGGCGGGATGGCTGGCATGAGCAGAGATAAAGGCGGCGCAGCAGCCGTTGCTGGACTTATGAAAACCTTATCGATTTTAAAGCCTAAAGGTATTCGTGTTATTGCTGAGCTTGGTTTGGTTAGAAACAGTATTGGCAGTGATGCTTTTGTACCTGATGAAATTATCAATAGTCATGCAGGTGTTCGAGTCAGAATTGGTAACACTGATGCTGAAGGGCGTTTAGTGTTAGCAGATTTATTATCACATTTAAGATTAAAGGCGGTAACAGCTGTGAACCCGCAACTATTTTCAGTTGCTACATTAACAGGTCATGTAGTGCGCTGTTATGGCGGTTATACTGCAGTAGTTGAAAATGCGGTGTCAAAGCAGATGGGCATTGGTGAAGGTATTGCGGCAATTGCAGATCAATGGGGGGAGTCGGTTGAGCTTTCTCGTCTTCGTCATGATGATTTTGCTAAAGTAAACAATATATCAGGGCAAGGTGAATTGTTGTCATCGAATAACGGACCATCTGCTATAACAGCCCGCGGACATCAATATCCTGCTGCTTTTTTGATTAATGCATCGGGTTTAGCTGAACATGGGACTCAATCGCAAACCCCTCTGCCTTTTGCACATATTGATATTGCGGGTAGTGCCACAGAAGGCCACCCTTTATACGGTAAACCTACTGCTTCACCGTTGGTAACTTTATTACATAAGGTTACAATCTAA
- a CDS encoding NCS2 family permease yields MLEKLFKLKENQSNLKQEVIAGITTFLTMAYIIFVNPMMLADAGMDQGAVFVATCLAAAVGCLVMGFVANYPIALAPGMGLNAFFTYTVVGEMGYSWETALGAVFMSGICFLILSLVKIREWIVNSIPMSLRLGIAAGIGLFLAFIGLKAAGIVVASPATLVTMGDITSFPAVMAALGFFLIIAMVQRGLKAAVILSIFIVTALGLIFGDVAYNGVVSMPPSIAPTFMKMDLSSVLEISMISVIFAFLFVDLFDTSGTLVAVAQRGGFLDEQGRLPRVKRALSADSLATIAGASLGTSTTTSYIESTAGVSAGGRTGLTAVVVGVLFLLALFFAPLAGMVPAYATSGALFYVAILMMSGLVNVEWEDLTEAAPVVIVCLLMPLTFSIANAIGFGFISYAVIKLLTGRFKDLNLGIVFIAALFLIKFVYG; encoded by the coding sequence ATGTTAGAGAAACTGTTCAAACTCAAAGAAAACCAGTCAAATTTAAAACAAGAAGTGATCGCGGGTATTACAACTTTTTTAACCATGGCATATATTATTTTTGTAAATCCGATGATGTTAGCGGATGCAGGCATGGATCAAGGTGCAGTATTTGTTGCGACTTGTTTAGCTGCGGCGGTGGGTTGTTTAGTCATGGGGTTTGTGGCCAATTATCCAATTGCATTAGCACCAGGTATGGGATTAAACGCATTCTTTACCTATACCGTTGTTGGTGAAATGGGTTATAGCTGGGAAACTGCGTTAGGTGCGGTTTTCATGTCTGGTATTTGTTTTTTAATCTTGTCTTTGGTCAAAATTAGAGAATGGATAGTTAATAGCATTCCAATGAGTCTGCGTTTGGGTATTGCTGCTGGTATTGGTTTGTTTCTTGCCTTTATAGGCTTAAAAGCAGCGGGCATTGTCGTTGCTAGCCCTGCAACATTAGTTACCATGGGTGACATTACTTCGTTCCCCGCAGTAATGGCAGCATTAGGTTTCTTCTTAATTATTGCTATGGTACAACGTGGGCTTAAAGCTGCTGTTATTTTAAGTATCTTTATTGTGACTGCATTAGGACTGATATTTGGTGATGTCGCCTACAACGGTGTGGTGTCGATGCCGCCTTCTATAGCGCCGACATTTATGAAAATGGACTTATCGAGTGTATTAGAAATCAGTATGATTTCGGTGATATTTGCCTTTTTGTTTGTTGATTTATTCGATACCTCAGGCACCTTGGTTGCTGTGGCTCAGCGTGGTGGATTTCTTGATGAGCAAGGTCGCTTACCAAGAGTGAAGCGTGCGTTAAGTGCGGACAGTTTAGCAACAATTGCAGGGGCAAGCTTAGGTACTTCTACAACAACCAGTTATATCGAAAGTACAGCTGGTGTCAGTGCCGGTGGCAGAACGGGTTTAACGGCAGTGGTTGTAGGAGTTTTATTTCTGCTAGCATTATTTTTCGCCCCGCTTGCGGGAATGGTGCCAGCTTACGCAACCAGCGGCGCGCTGTTTTATGTGGCAATCTTAATGATGTCTGGTTTAGTTAACGTTGAATGGGAAGATTTAACAGAAGCCGCACCGGTAGTGATTGTTTGTTTACTGATGCCATTAACCTTTTCAATTGCCAATGCAATTGGCTTTGGTTTTATTTCTTATGCTGTGATTAAATTGCTTACTGGGCGTTTCAAAGACCTTAACCTTGGCATTGTATTTATTGCTGCATTATTTTTAATCAAATTCGTATACGGTTAA
- a CDS encoding glutamate-5-semialdehyde dehydrogenase, translated as MPHKEYLQTLGKQAKTASFALANLSSQKKSELLHCISEQLSLYSDSILAANAKDVAAAKVNGLTDAMIDRLLLDNERLNGIIADIDNVINLADPVGSESGSQLLDNGLRLTQRRVPLGVVGVIYEARPNVTVDIAVLALKTGNAVILRGGKETLTSNQVLSDVIRKALTLQGLPENAVQLINSTDRELVTGLLTLDQYVDMIIPRGGQTLQRLCAEKASIPVILGGIGICHLYLDKMADLSRSAEVIINAKVQRPTVCNALDTLLIHQDVAAEFLPVLFKQMSALGVSFYTCDKTKVLVDTQEFEIHSATDESYSTEWLSLTLGVKVVSDIDTAIEHIRKHSSGHSEAILSDDINATCHFMNQVDSAAVYVNASTRFTDGSQFGLGAEVAVSTQKLHARGPMALDALTTYKWLATGDYTARS; from the coding sequence ATGCCTCATAAAGAGTATTTACAAACATTAGGCAAGCAGGCAAAAACTGCAAGCTTTGCCTTGGCTAATCTATCTAGTCAAAAAAAATCTGAATTATTACATTGTATTAGTGAGCAGCTATCACTTTACAGTGATTCCATCCTTGCTGCAAATGCCAAAGATGTCGCAGCAGCGAAAGTCAATGGCTTAACTGATGCCATGATTGATCGCTTGTTACTGGATAATGAAAGGTTAAACGGCATTATTGCTGATATCGATAATGTGATTAACCTTGCCGATCCAGTAGGTAGTGAATCTGGTAGTCAGTTATTAGACAATGGTTTGCGATTAACTCAGCGCCGTGTGCCATTAGGTGTCGTAGGGGTGATTTATGAAGCACGTCCAAATGTAACTGTTGATATTGCGGTTCTTGCATTAAAAACCGGTAACGCGGTTATTTTACGTGGCGGTAAAGAAACACTGACTTCTAACCAAGTATTAAGTGATGTCATTCGTAAAGCATTAACCCTTCAAGGTTTGCCTGAAAATGCAGTTCAGTTAATCAATTCAACAGATAGAGAGCTGGTAACTGGATTACTTACCTTAGATCAGTATGTTGATATGATTATTCCACGTGGTGGGCAAACGCTGCAACGTTTATGTGCAGAAAAAGCCAGTATTCCTGTGATTTTAGGCGGCATCGGGATCTGTCATTTGTACCTTGATAAAATGGCTGATCTTAGCCGCAGCGCTGAAGTGATTATCAATGCTAAAGTGCAGCGTCCTACAGTATGTAATGCGCTTGATACTTTGTTAATACATCAAGATGTTGCAGCTGAATTTCTACCAGTATTGTTTAAGCAGATGTCAGCTTTAGGAGTGAGTTTCTATACGTGTGATAAAACCAAAGTTTTGGTTGATACTCAAGAATTTGAAATTCATTCAGCTACTGATGAAAGCTATTCGACTGAATGGTTGTCATTAACCCTAGGTGTAAAAGTGGTATCTGATATTGATACCGCCATCGAGCATATTCGTAAGCACTCTAGTGGTCACTCTGAAGCGATTTTGTCTGATGATATTAATGCAACGTGTCACTTTATGAATCAAGTGGATTCAGCTGCCGTTTATGTTAACGCCAGTACTCGTTTTACCGATGGTTCTCAATTTGGTTTAGGGGCGGAGGTTGCTGTAAGTACCCAAAAACTTCATGCTCGCGGGCCAATGGCACTGGATGCATTAACGACCTATAAGTGGTTGGCTACGGGTGATTATACTGCTCGCAGTTAA
- the dnaK gene encoding molecular chaperone DnaK — protein sequence MGKIIGIDLGTTNSCVAVLDGDKARVIENAEGERTTSSIIAYTEDETLVGSPAKRQAVTNPTNTFFAIKRLIGRRFKDDEVQRDVDIMPFKIIGTDNGDAWVEAHGKKMAPPQVSAEILKKMKKTAEDFLGEEVTEAVITVPAYFNDSQRQATKDAGRIAGLDVKRIINEPTAAALAYGIDKKQGDNVVAVYDLGGGTFDISIIEIDSNDGDQTFEVLATNGDTHLGGEDFDNRLINYLADEFKKEQGLDLRNDPLAMQRVKEAAEKAKIELSSTTQTEVNLPYITADATGPKHLVVKITRAKLESLVDDLIQRSLEPLKVALADADLSVSDINEVILVGGQTRMPKVQAAVTDFFGKEPRKDVNPDEAVAVGAAIQAGVLSGDVKDVLLLDVTPLSFGIETMGSVMTRLIEKNTTIPTKAQQVFSTADDNQSAVTIHVLQGERKQASYNKSLGQFNLEGIEPAPRGQPQIEVAFDIDADGILNVSATDKKTGKAQNITIKANSGLSDEEVEQMVRDAEAHADEDAKFEELVQARNQADGMVHATKKQIEEAGEALPAEEKEKIEAAMAEVDTATKGNDKEAIDKATQALMEASAKLMEIAQANAQAQQGEAPAQDAQEAKPEDDVVDAEFEEVKDDKK from the coding sequence ATGGGCAAAATTATTGGTATTGACTTAGGCACAACAAACTCTTGTGTTGCTGTCCTTGATGGCGACAAAGCTCGCGTAATTGAGAACGCTGAAGGCGAACGTACTACATCATCTATCATCGCATACACTGAAGATGAAACATTGGTGGGTTCACCAGCTAAACGTCAAGCGGTTACCAACCCAACTAACACTTTCTTCGCGATTAAGCGTTTAATCGGTCGTCGTTTTAAAGATGACGAAGTTCAACGTGATGTTGACATCATGCCTTTCAAAATCATTGGTACTGACAATGGTGATGCATGGGTTGAAGCACACGGTAAGAAAATGGCTCCACCACAAGTTTCTGCTGAAATCTTGAAAAAGATGAAAAAAACTGCAGAAGACTTTTTAGGTGAAGAAGTAACTGAAGCAGTTATTACTGTTCCTGCTTACTTTAACGATTCACAACGTCAAGCAACTAAAGATGCTGGTCGTATTGCTGGTCTTGATGTTAAACGTATCATCAACGAACCAACAGCTGCAGCATTAGCTTACGGTATCGATAAGAAGCAAGGCGACAATGTTGTTGCTGTTTACGATTTAGGTGGTGGTACTTTCGATATCTCTATCATTGAAATCGATAGCAACGATGGCGACCAAACTTTCGAAGTACTGGCGACTAACGGCGACACTCACTTAGGTGGTGAAGATTTCGATAACCGTCTAATCAACTATTTAGCTGATGAGTTCAAAAAAGAGCAAGGTCTAGACCTACGTAACGACCCGCTAGCAATGCAACGTGTTAAAGAAGCTGCAGAAAAAGCGAAAATTGAACTTTCAAGCACAACTCAAACTGAAGTTAACCTGCCTTACATCACTGCAGATGCAACAGGTCCTAAGCATTTAGTGGTTAAAATCACTCGTGCTAAGTTAGAGTCTTTAGTAGATGACTTAATTCAACGTTCTTTAGAGCCACTAAAAGTTGCTCTAGCTGATGCTGACTTATCAGTTTCTGATATCAACGAAGTTATTCTTGTTGGTGGTCAAACTCGTATGCCTAAAGTACAGGCTGCAGTAACTGATTTCTTCGGTAAAGAGCCACGTAAAGACGTTAACCCTGATGAAGCTGTAGCGGTAGGCGCGGCAATTCAAGCAGGCGTACTTTCTGGTGACGTTAAAGATGTATTGTTACTTGACGTAACACCGCTTTCTTTCGGTATCGAAACTATGGGTAGCGTGATGACTCGTCTAATCGAGAAAAACACTACTATCCCTACTAAAGCACAGCAAGTTTTCTCAACTGCTGACGACAACCAAAGTGCTGTGACTATTCACGTACTTCAAGGTGAGCGTAAGCAAGCGAGCTACAATAAGTCTTTAGGTCAGTTCAACCTTGAAGGTATTGAGCCTGCTCCACGTGGCCAACCTCAAATTGAAGTTGCATTTGATATCGATGCCGATGGTATCTTAAACGTATCAGCAACTGATAAGAAAACAGGTAAAGCGCAAAACATCACTATTAAAGCTAACTCTGGTCTAAGCGACGAAGAAGTAGAGCAAATGGTACGTGATGCTGAAGCTCATGCTGATGAAGATGCTAAATTCGAAGAGCTAGTTCAAGCTCGTAACCAAGCTGATGGCATGGTTCACGCGACTAAGAAGCAAATCGAAGAAGCTGGCGAAGCATTACCTGCTGAAGAAAAAGAGAAGATTGAAGCTGCAATGGCTGAAGTTGATACTGCTACTAAAGGTAACGACAAAGAAGCAATTGATAAAGCAACTCAAGCATTAATGGAAGCGTCAGCTAAATTAATGGAAATTGCTCAAGCTAATGCACAAGCACAACAAGGTGAAGCTCCAGCACAAGATGCTCAAGAAGCTAAGCCTGAAGATGACGTTGTTGATGCTGAGTTTGAAGAAGTAAAAGACGACAAAAAGTAA